The genomic region TGAATTTGACCAGTATACCCGAAGATCGAAGCTACGGACTCCGGCGTCAAACTGATTTTCCAGGTTCAGGTACTGTGTCTGTGCAGTACTGTCAGCGTCGTTGAAGGTAGTTTCCATGTTTGTGAGCCACATAGCCGAATCGTGTGTGCCTGGGATGCTGATATCAGCGATGGGCCTGTTGTCGCTGATCTGTCCCATCCAATCCCTCAGGTCGGTAGGCGGAAGCTTCTGATAATACTTGTAGCAAAGGTAGATGTACTCACCACCGGCGCCGCGGTTCAGATCCACCGACAGCCTGTCGTATCCTGCAGGGGCAAAGGCGTTCTGTCCGGTTACGAGTGTGATATCGGTTATACCATCGGTATCATATTCCCATTTCGTATCTTTTTTGTAAAAGAGATAGATATAATCTCCACCGGCTCCGGTATTCAAGTCTACGTTGATTTTTGTATAACCGAATTCTGTTGCAAAATCCTTGGTAAAGATGGTGGAAGCGGTTGCAATCTTCAGGTCGACGATCCTTCTTGGTCCAGGTCCTTTTTTATAGCAGATGTAGATATACCTTCCACCTGCCCCTTTGTTCACGTCAAGGGGGAGCTTGACATATCCCTGCGGTACGGGGACGTTTGCATGCCTTCCTTCGATTATCTTGATGTCGGTGATGTAGTCCATGATGTTTTCTCCCGTTTTCGGTGCTGGTTGCCCTGAAACCTTCGCCGTTACCCATGACTGATATAGGTTGGATGTTGCATCGGTGGCGGTACGTCATGGTTTCCATGGTGTGCAGGACTGATGTAGGGCAACGTTCTACCCTATGACTGACGGAATAGCACGTGTATCAGCGTACATATGATACACGTAGGTACAATGGTGATTAATTACATAGCTAATTATATATTAGCATAAGGGCTATGTCAATTAAAAACCTAGGTATGAATCAGGCAGAAAGGAAGGAGAGAATCCAGCATTTTGTGTACTTGGGACTGCGTTTCTTGATAACTTGCTCGTCCCGTTCCATGATGACAGCATTGAGTCTCTTGGCCTGCATCCAGGGACTATTGGCGTGTATGGATTTGATCCAAAAGACGTGCGTATGCTTTGTGTTACAAATCTTAGGAACCATCGGTAACAAGACATAGCATCATCTGCATCCAGAAGGAAGGAGGGCAGTCAAAAGAAACTGTCAGTCGGACGAAGTATCTTTGGCGGTATTCCAAAGGCTTTCCATCTCTGAGGCAATGGCATTGTTTTCAAATCTCATGCAGCAATCGTCTTCAGTCCAAGGACCTAGGATATTCGTGCTGCCATACCAGACGATGTGAGTATCTATGACGGCACACCGTTGGGAAAGACCCACGATTTGTCGTACTACTATTCCTGTTGAGCTAAGTCTGTCAACGAGAGCTTTCTTATGAGCGGGTATCTGGAGTTTGTCCGGATAACCGTAGGTAAGGACGAATATCCTGATGCCTTTTTCCATCAAAGGCATAGCTGATGTTATGAAACGTGTTACAGCTGTAGTGTCTAACTTTGGACTTGAAATGATAAGCTGGTTCTTTACCGTTTCCAGGTCTTCTTCAAAGTTTTTGACATACTGGTTACCCATGAACCACCTGGTATCAGAAGTACTTTCTGAAGTAGTACTGTCATGTGAAGATGAAATGGAATATCCCATTTGGACGTAACCCTTCAGACGCCTTTGATACATCCTCTCCAGTAGTGGAACATGGAAGTCTACGTAATCATAGATGCTGACTTCCTTTTTATGTTCAGAAGTACGATGCAGACGTCCGCAGTACTGGAACAGTACCCCCTTCCATGAAATCGGCATCGTAAGGAACAAGGTATCGAGCCGAGGACCATCAAAGCCTTCTCCGATGTATCTTCCTGTAGCAAGGACGATAAGCGAATGGCTAGGTGGAACTGATTCAAGACGTTCCAAAGCCATACGCTTTTCTTTTGCCGATCCTTTTCCTGTGATGCTGATGACAGCATCAGCATCATCCTTAAGCTGTTCAGCAAGCCATGAGATATGGGCAACCCGTTCTGACAGGACCAGCGGGGTCCTTCCCTGGGAAACCGCAAGCCTGACATCCTTCAGGATCAAATCATTGCGGTAGGTATGTACCGCCAGCTTTTGATAATATTCAGTAATGCTTGGCTGATGGTCAGGATGCTCTTCCAAGACATTGAACGACGTAAACCGAGGTACAAGATACCGGGTCAGGCCTTGCATATCTGCAAGTTTCTTTGCGTCAAACTGGTACCGTAGCGGGCCACATTCCATGAACAGGATGGGTTGGTGTCCATCCCTACGAATAGGAGTTGCCGTAAGACCGTAGATATAGCGGGCAGGAAGGGCCTTGATCAGGAGCTCAAAGCTGAAGGCTGATACATGGTGGCATTCATCTACCAGTACCATGCCATACTTTCTGACTAGATTTTTCGCTATTACTACATCTTCAGCATCCTTTTCGAGCAAAGACTGCCTGATAGCGATATCGATGAGTCCTTTGGAAGTGTCTTTGCCACCTCCAATCATTCCTGGTTTCAGGTTAAGAAAACGTTGTATTGCTTTTTCCCATTGCAGAAGCAAGGCCATGGTAGGTACGATGATAAGCGTGTTGACTTTTCGTTTTGCAATGAGAGCTGTAGCTGTTACTGTTTTCCCAAAGCCTGTACCAGCAGATAGTATCCCGTTTTCGAATGGAAGAAGGGCTTCTAAGGCCTCTTTCTGTTCTGGATGTAGATTTCCTGTGAAGTGGACATTGACCGTATGTCCAACTTGACGCTTGTCATCAATGTGATAAGGAACTTCTTTCTCTGTAAGATAGTCGGTAACCTTTCCCATGCATCCCCTGGGAAGCAGGAGCTCATCATCTGTTTCTTCAGAGCAATCAATGAAACGTGGTTTGTTCCGTACCGACATTCTCATCCTTTCTGCTCGATAGAATTCCGGGTTGGAGAACACTGCCGTACGTCTCAGCATGCTCAAGGCCCTTTCACTGATGCCGGACTTCGGAATATGGATTACGTTTGAAAATATCAAAGTGACTGATGAAGGAAAATCGGAAACAGGACAAGTATATTGTCCTGAGGCCTTTGGAGTAGAAGTTTGGAGCTTCTTTGGCATGGGATCGGTTTTTTCGATGCAGGTCTGTGTTGCTTGTTCGATTTTTTCAGCTGTTGATCTCTGTAAAGATGAAAGGAAGACCCATTGGTCTGGATAAGGAGTGAACGATGCATCTACGAATACGGAATGCCCTTGCTTGACTGCCTGTCCTTGCAGAGGTAGGGCAATCAGATTGCCATACCCGCCTTTGGGAACAGTGTTTTGGTTCGGGAACATGCGGTCAAAGGAAGCAAAGGAGATGGAATGATGCTGGCTCATGGCATAGCGAAGCAATGCCGAGCCAAAGCTCCTTGCTTTTTCAGCAGGAATTGGTTTATCAAAGAAGAACCAGATGTGGACACCGTTTCCGGAACGTGAGATTTCAAAACCTGCAGGAATATGCAGATCTTTACAGATGTTTCTTAGTATGGTACACGTATCTTTCCAGTCTTTTTCATCAAAGTCCAGTGCAAGGAACCAACAGGAAGCATCAGGAAGAAGTGGATAGAGACCGACGACATCACGGCAGAGAGGATCATCTCCTCGTAGATGATGATAGATGGAAAGATTATCCAATGGTACAGGCTCATGGTGAAGACATTTTGAGCATGGAACATGCTTCATATCGCATAGGCCAAAGGCCCATTTGTTCTTGCAGACAGGTGAGTAACCGCTTTTTCCAGACTTGTCATTTTTCCATTTGAGGGCAAATACGTCATTCCTACCACGGAATAGGGACTTATATAAGGCTATCTTACTTGCTGTGGAACTGGAATGGCACACGGCCTTTTCAGATACTTTTCCTTTCTCATGAAACTGTATATTATTGAGTGACACTTTGGATATTTGAGGCTGTATGATGGCTCTAAGCTTACTATGATATTGCTCATTGCTGAAGAGTTCATTTTCAATGAATTCGATGAGCCTTTTGTCTTGAATTGGCTTGAGTAACCTATGCAATTTCTGTTTTTCATCTTCAGAGAGCATTGGATCTTACTATTTCTTCCTTTCTGTATGTAGTGTGACATTGAACTGCAAGTATGACAAGCCTTAGAGAAAAAACGGTAATCATAATTGGCAAGTAATGAGAATGTATGGAAAAGAACACATGAGCAGTGAGGAATCGATTACTACATGTCTAGGGACAAGAGAAGTCGGAAATGCCTGTTTGTTGCATCGTTTCCTATGATTCTTATGCATTGCACAATGTTTTAAGGTCATTTCTTGCCTATACGTCAATGGACTGACGGGGCAACACAATTACCTGTTTTAACCTAAGGCTACGTCCAAGACCATCATCAGCGTAAAGCCTATGGCAAGTCCTATGGTGCCTACATCGCTGTTATCATCAGTCTGTGCTTCAGGTATAA from Spirochaetia bacterium harbors:
- a CDS encoding DEAD/DEAH box helicase family protein, whose translation is MLSEDEKQKLHRLLKPIQDKRLIEFIENELFSNEQYHSKLRAIIQPQISKVSLNNIQFHEKGKVSEKAVCHSSSTASKIALYKSLFRGRNDVFALKWKNDKSGKSGYSPVCKNKWAFGLCDMKHVPCSKCLHHEPVPLDNLSIYHHLRGDDPLCRDVVGLYPLLPDASCWFLALDFDEKDWKDTCTILRNICKDLHIPAGFEISRSGNGVHIWFFFDKPIPAEKARSFGSALLRYAMSQHHSISFASFDRMFPNQNTVPKGGYGNLIALPLQGQAVKQGHSVFVDASFTPYPDQWVFLSSLQRSTAEKIEQATQTCIEKTDPMPKKLQTSTPKASGQYTCPVSDFPSSVTLIFSNVIHIPKSGISERALSMLRRTAVFSNPEFYRAERMRMSVRNKPRFIDCSEETDDELLLPRGCMGKVTDYLTEKEVPYHIDDKRQVGHTVNVHFTGNLHPEQKEALEALLPFENGILSAGTGFGKTVTATALIAKRKVNTLIIVPTMALLLQWEKAIQRFLNLKPGMIGGGKDTSKGLIDIAIRQSLLEKDAEDVVIAKNLVRKYGMVLVDECHHVSAFSFELLIKALPARYIYGLTATPIRRDGHQPILFMECGPLRYQFDAKKLADMQGLTRYLVPRFTSFNVLEEHPDHQPSITEYYQKLAVHTYRNDLILKDVRLAVSQGRTPLVLSERVAHISWLAEQLKDDADAVISITGKGSAKEKRMALERLESVPPSHSLIVLATGRYIGEGFDGPRLDTLFLTMPISWKGVLFQYCGRLHRTSEHKKEVSIYDYVDFHVPLLERMYQRRLKGYVQMGYSISSSHDSTTSESTSDTRWFMGNQYVKNFEEDLETVKNQLIISSPKLDTTAVTRFITSAMPLMEKGIRIFVLTYGYPDKLQIPAHKKALVDRLSSTGIVVRQIVGLSQRCAVIDTHIVWYGSTNILGPWTEDDCCMRFENNAIASEMESLWNTAKDTSSD